Proteins encoded together in one Macadamia integrifolia cultivar HAES 741 chromosome 8, SCU_Mint_v3, whole genome shotgun sequence window:
- the LOC122087613 gene encoding protein QUIRKY, whose product MTTTPTVQPQETIRKLVVEVVDARDLLPKDGQGSSSPYVIADFDGQRKRTSTKFRDLNPLWMEKLEFIVTDPKTMDAEELEIDVFNDKKMGSGGGSSRKNHFLGRVKLSGTQFVKKGDEGLIYFPLEKKSVFSWIRGEIGLRIYYYDELVEEQKPDAPPPQEKEAGTPAVESKKSPVMIVQEEDRYSPEIPLHSETAHEMEESPPIVVVEESPPPPTVQHEHRQHIQVNESFPPAGPPQMEPSHFPPEVRKMQTSGVGSTERVTTERVRVLRRSNGNYSPKVITGKFTGENERISTYDLVEPMQYLFVRIVKARGLSANEAPYVVIRSGSQTLRSKPAIHRPGEPSGNPEWQHVLALCYNRPEAASSTLEILVREGASEAFLGGICFDLSDVPVRDPPDSPLAPQWYHLEGGGDDQNSGRVSGDIQVSVWIGTQADDAFPESWSSDFPYVSHTRSKVYQSPKLWYLRVTVIEAQDLHFSSQPHPPVTTPEVRMKAQLGFQSIRTRRACSNHGSSFFWNEDFVFVAGEPLEDQLIILVEDRTSKEAVLLGHVVVALSSIEQRVDERPVASKWLVLEGGGGGGGGGGGGGSYCGRIHLRLCLEGGYHVLDEAAHLSSDFRPTAKQLWKPAIGILELGILGARGLLPMKTKNGGKGATDAYCVAKYGKKWVRTRTVMDSFDPRWNEQYTWQVYDPCTVLTIGVFDNWRMFPDAEEKPDYRIGKVRIRVSTLESNKVYTNSYPLLVLLRSGLKKMGEIEVAVRFACPSLLPDTCAIYGQPLLPRMHYLRPLGVAQQEALRGAAIKMVALWLARSEPPLGTEVVRYMLDADSHTWSMRKSKANWFRIMAVLGWAVGLARWVDDIRRWRNSVTTVLVHVLYLVLVWFPELIVPTGFLYVFLVGVWYYRFRPKIPAGMDIRLSQAETVDPDELDEELDTMPSSKPADIIRVRYDRLRTLAARIQTVLGDFATQGERLQALVSWRDPRATRLFIGVCLLVAMVMYMVPHKMVAVALGFYYLRHPMFREPMPPASLNFFRRLPSLSDRLI is encoded by the coding sequence ATGACTACAACACCGACCGTACAGCCTCAAGAGACGATACGGAAGCTAGTAGTTGAAGTAGTCGACGCTCGTGATCTGCTCCCCAAAGACGGCCAAGGCAGCTCCAGCCCTTACGTCATTGCAGATTTTGACGGGCAGAGGAAGCGAACTTCAACCAAATTCAGAGACCTGAATCCATTATGGATGGAGAAGCTCGAGTTCATCGTCACCGATCCCAAGACTATGGATGCGGAAGAGCTAGAAATCGATGTCTTCAACGACAAGAAGATGGGGAGTGGCGGTGGAAGCTCCCGCAAGAACCACTTTCTCGGTCGAGTTAAGCTCTCTGGGACTCAGTTCGTCAAGAAAGGGGATGAAGGTCTGATATACTTTCCTTTGGAGAAGAAGAGCGTCTTCAGTTGGATCAGAGGCGAAATCGGGTTGAGAATTTACTATTACGATGAGCTGGTTGAAGAACAGAAACCAGACGCACCACCACCGCAGGAGAAGGAGGCGGGGACGCCAGCAGTGGAATCCAAGAAGTCGCCGGTGATGATCGTGCAGGAGGAGGATAGATACTCGCCGGAGATTCCATTGCATTCAGAAACGGCTCACGAAATGGAAGAATCACCGCCGATCGTCGTAGTTGAGGAATCGCCTCCTCCACCGACCGTGCAACATGAGCACCGCCAACACATACAAGTGAACGAGTCATTCCCGCCGGCCGGACCACCACAAATGGAACCATCACATTTCCCGCCGGAAGTACGGAAGATGCAGACCAGTGGGGTAGGGAGTACGGAGCGAGTTACCACAGAACGGGTTAGGGTTCTGAGGAGATCAAACGGGAATTACTCACCGAAGGTGATCACCGGCAAGTTCACTGGCGAAAATGAGCGGATTTCAACATACGATCTGGTTGAGCCAATGCAGTACCTGTTTGTCCGAATCGTGAAGGCTCGTGGCCTTTCAGCGAACGAAGCTCCTTACGTGGTGATTCGCAGTGGTAGCCAGACTCTCAGATCGAAACCTGCAATTCACAGACCCGGCGAACCTTCTGGGAATCCTGAGTGGCAACATGTCTTAGCTCTTTGCTATAATAGGCCAGAAGCTGCGAGTTCGACGTTGGAGATCTTGGTCCGGGAGGGAGCGTCTGAAGCCTTTCTCGGTGGCATTTGTTTCGACTTATCCGATGTTCCGGTGAGGGATCCACCGGACAGTCCTTTGGCTCCGCAATGGTACCATCTAGAAGGTGGCGGCGACGATCAGAATTCCGGCAGGGTCTCCGGCGACATCCAGGTATCGGTCTGGATCGGCACTCAGGCCGACGACGCGTTCCCCGAATCATGGAGCTCGGACTTTCCGTACGTGAGCCACACTCGCTCGAAAGTATACCAGTCGCCGAAGTTATGGTACCTAAGGGTTACAGTCATCGAAGCTCAAGACCTGCACTTCTCTTCACAACCTCATCCCCCGGTAACAACTCCAGAAGTAAGGATGAAAGCACAGTTAGGGTTTCAGTCCATACGAACTCGACGCGCCTGCAGTAATCACGGCTCATCCTTCTTCTGGAACGAAGACTTCGTATTCGTTGCAGGTGAGCCCTTGGAAGACCAATTGATCATACTAGTGGAGGACCGGACAAGCAAAGAGGCCGTGCTTCTCGGGCACGTCGTTGTGGCGCTGAGTTCCATCGAACAGCGTGTAGACGAGCGTCCTGTGGCTTCCAAGTGGTTGGTGTTGGAAGGTGgcggaggtggaggtggaggtggaggtggaggtgggtcCTATTGCGGCCGGATTCATCTGCGCCTTTGCTTGGAAGGTGGTTATCACGTGCTCGACGAAGCGGCGCACCTGAGTAGCGATTTCCGTCCGACGGCGAAACAACTGTGGAAGCCGGCGATCGGTATTCTAGAACTGGGGATTCTCGGGGCCCGTGGGTTGCTTCCGATGAAGACAAAAAATGGGGGCAAAGGCGCTACAGATGCTTACTGTGTGGCCAAGTATGGGAAAAAGTGGGTTCGGACCAGGACCGTCATGGACAGTTTCGATCCCCGGTGGAACGAACAGTACACGTGGCAGGTCTACGATCCCTGCACGGTGCTGACCATTGGAGTGTTTGACAACTGGCGTATGTTCCCTGACGCAGAGGAGAAGCCCGACTACCGTATCGGCAAGGTACGCATACGCGTATCGACATTGGAGAGCAACAAGGTTTATACCAACTCGTATCCCTTACTGGTGCTTCTGAGATCGGGGTTGAAGAAGATGGGCGAGATAGAGGTTGCGGTGAGGTTCGCTTGTCCCTCCCTGCTACCTGACACTTGTGCGATTTATGGGCAACCATTGCTCCCTCGAATGCACTATCTCCGGCCGCTCGGGGTGGCTCAGCAGGAAGCTCTACGTGGGGCTGCCATAAAGATGGTGGCGTTGTGGCTTGCACGGTCCGAACCACCACTAGGTACAGAGGTTGTACGGTACATGCTCGATGCGGACTCACACACGTGGAGTATGAGGAAAAGCAAGGCGAATTGGTTCAGGATCATGGCGGTGCTGGGATGGGCCGTAGGATTGGCGAGATGGGTGGATGACATCCGGCGGTGGAGGAACTCTGTCACTACGGTGCTAGTGCACGTGCTGTACTTGGTACTGGTGTGGTTCCCAGAACTGATTGTTCCGACGGGATTCTTGTACGTGTTCCTGGTGGGGGTCTGGTACTACCGGTTCCGGCCGAAGATTCCGGCTGGGATGGATATTCGGCTCTCGCAGGCCGAAACGGTCGACCCGGATGAGCTGGACGAGGAATTGGACACGATGCCGAGTTCAAAGCCAGCAGATATCATACGAGTTCGATATGATCGGCTAAGGACGTTGGCAGCGAGGATACAGACAGTGTTGGGGGACTTTGCGACGCAGGGGGAGAGATTGCAGGCGTTGGTGAGCTGGCGGGACCCAAGGGCCACGCGGCTTTTCATTGGGGTTTGCTTGCTAGTGGCCATGGTGATGTACATGGTCCCACACAAGATGGTGGCAGTAGCTCTTGGTTTCTATTACTTAAGGCACCCTATGTTTAGAGAGCCGATGCCGCCGGCGAGTTTGAACTTTTTCCGGCGGCTTCCAAGCTTGTCCGATCGATTGATTTAG